The stretch of DNA TGTCCGAATTCGTCAGTCGGCGAGTGGCGGACTTCACCCTCAGCTACCATCCCGATGACGAGCGCTATGCGGGCCGCACGATCAATGCCATCCTGCTGTCCGAAAACCGGCTGGCCGAGCAGTTCGGTCTGGTGGGATTCCGCGGAGCGCGGGTCATCATCGCCTGGGACACCGACCACTTCGAAAGCCTGTCCGGAGGGGGATTTCCCCACTGGGGTGCCGCACTGGCACGGCCCGCGGACAACCTGATCGTGATGAAGAGCCCACGCTGGTCCACGGTGGACGAGGACCCCACAGGCACCATCATGCACGAAATGGTTCACCTCGCAACCGGGCGGCTGGTGGGCGACAATCGTCTGCCGGTCTGGCTCAGCGAGGGCATCGCGGTGGAGGAATCCGGCGAGATCCGCCAGAACGGGTCCACCCTCACCATGGCCACGGCCCTGGGCAGCGGCACCATGATGGACCTCTGGGACCTGGAGAACCTCTTCGGATTTTCCAGCGAACAGGCGCAACTGGCCTATCTGCAGGCCGAAAGCGCCGTGATTTTCTTCAAGGAACGCTATGGCCGCTTCACTCTGATCCAGTTGATGCTGAGGATGGGCGAAGGAGTGCCTTTCGAGCAGGCCTTTGACGAGGTGACGGGCGGCGGCTGGTACGGCTTCAATGATGAATGGCACGACTGGGCCAGAGATCGTTTTGGAGGATACCTGGTCCAGGACATCGGAAACTGGGTCTGGGGCTTCATCCTGATGTTGGCGATCGGCGTATGGAGTGTGCGCAAATGGCGCAGCCGTCAGATCCTGAAGCGCTGGGAAGAAGAGGAGCGATTGAAGCAGCTGGACAGTTGGGAGCTCTAGACGGGTTTTTGACTGATTTTTCAGAAAGCCGATTTCAGCTTGACTTCAAAGCCGGTCGCGCTTAGATTCGGCCTTCGATTGGCAAGCAGACTCTCCTTCACGACACACCAGCTGCACCGACTCCGCTTTCCGCAGCATGCTGCGGCAGAGGGGCCGTCGTCCGCTGAATTCCTGATGCAGGAGGACCGACGCCATCCCGGTACCCTCGGGTACAGCAGCAGCCTCTTTCCCTTTTTCCACAGTGATATTGCCCGGGTTCATCAGCAGGACCCGGGCAATTCGTTTCCGGGGTCCTTATGCCCACGGAGAAACGAACCCGGCCATGGCCGGGTTCTTCATTTCCATTGACGATGGTCGCAGCGGGTCAGAGCTTTCTCAAGTAGTACACCTCGCCACGATAGTCGCAGGTGCTGAGGTAGCCCTTGGCCAGCAACTCCTCGACCACCACCCACTCCGAACCCGTCTTGCGCACCAGTTCACGCACCGCTTCGAGGCGCATGGGGTGCACGGCCGTGATGCTCAGCAGGTCTTCACGCAGGTCGCCCGTGCTCGAGAAGGAATTGCCTTCCTCGCCCAGCAGGTACTCCACATGGTCCACTGCGCTGCGCAGGATATGCCAGGAGCGATTCACCACGTTCTCGGACGGTGTGGCGATGGTGCGTTCGGCGGGCGGACGGGTGGGCAGGTTGATGTAAGCGGTCTTCGGCTGCAGCTCACCCAGGAAGGACGCCAGCGAGAGGAAGTCCTCCTCGTTGTCGTTGATGTCCTTGATGACCATCGTCTCGCTGACCAGATGTCCCTTGTACTGGGCGGCGAAACTGAGCATGCCGCTGAGGATGATGTCCAGGTCCAGGCTTCGGCGCGGGCGGTTGATGGCGTGCCAGACACTGGAGCGCGTGGAATCCACCTTGAGCGACACCCAGTCGGCCAGGGCCAGCTCCTCGAACACGTCGTCCATCCAGAGCAGCGAGGCGTTGCTGATGACGGCAATGGGCACGCCCAGGGGTTTCAGGCCCTTGATGATCAGTCCCAGATTCAGGTCCAGGGTGGGCTCGCCTTCGGGAACGATCGAGAGATGGTTCACCACCTCGCCCTGTTCCTTCAGCTGCGCCACCCGGGCTTCCACCTGGTCGATCACGTAGGCCGGATCGAAATAGGTACGGCGTTCCACATCCAGCGAGTCCGTGCGTCCCGCCTGGCAGTAGACACAGCTGAAACTGCAGGACTTGGACTGGATGTTGTTGATGCCAAGGCTGCGCCCGAGACGGCGCGAGGGGATGGGGCCGAAAGTGATCATGCCTCGGTTCCTGAGCTTGGGTACCAGTGGGGCCCACAACAGGCTGTGGTTGGGTGCTGACTGTGTGCCGGACAGATTGCAGTTCACGACGGACTCCAGCTTCGAGGCAGGAGTCAACACACGGCGGCGTGAAACGACCTGCCAGAAATGGAAAGTTTTTCATTCGTCGCCTTGAGCAATGTCAATTCGGTGAATATTCTTGAAGCTGTGGCAGCCTCGTGAGACCCTGGATGCTGAAGAATCGCCTTCACAGCGCACGGGCATGGGTTGGAATGGCGGAGAGTTTGCCTGCCCGAAGAAAATTGCGCCAATGCCCTTTCCTGTTCCTCTTTCCTCTTGGCCGTGGTACGTTTCGCGCACCAACCACTGATCAGCAGGATGGACACAACATGACAAGCACTTTCGCCCGATGGTACACCCTGGCTTTCGGCTGGGCCACCCTGCTGGGATCAACCACTCCCGTACTGGCGCTGGAAGCCCAGTGGAGTGCGGACTTCGCGCTGAACGGGCCCGATGGCAAGGTCAACGCGGCCATCTGGCAGAATGACCGCTGGATTCTGGCCGGCAACTTCGAGTCGGTGGCCGGGCGAGCCATGCGGCACATGGCGGTGTTGCAGGACGGCCAGTGGTCGCCACTGGACCCGGGCAACGGGATGAACGGCACCGTCTTCGCCATGGCCACCTTGCCCGATGGACGATTGGCCGTGGGTGGAGTGTTCACCAGCGTCGGGGACCAGCCCGCAACTCATCTGGCATACTGGGATGGCAGCCAGTGGGAAGGTGTCACGGGACTGGGCCAGTGGGAACGAGTCTACTCGCTGTTCGTGGATTCCGCGGGCGCGCTCTGGGTCGGCGGTGATTTCGAAAGCTATCAGGGAGCAACGGTCAATGGCCTGCTGCGGCTGGTGGATGGAGTGCGTGATCCATCCATCGGCGCCCCTCTCGGAAACACCGGCATTCTGGATCCCACGGTGATGGACTTCGCCGAGGACGCTCAGGGGCGGGTCCTTGTGTCCGGTTGGTTCGACCGTGTCGACGGCGCCAGCAGTTCAGGTGTCGCACGCTGGGATGGCAACGGCTGGTCGACCATGGGCGCCACCGTGCACGGCAACGGCCAGAGCTACGCGGTGGCCTGCCAGGGCGACGTGGTCTGGGTCGCGGGCACCTTCACCAACTGGAATGGGCTGGGCGCCAATGGCCTGGTCCGGTTCGAGAATGATCAATGGACGGCACCCACCAGCCCCATCGCCCAGGGCTACACCTGCCTGCTGCTCGAGGGAGATGAGGTCTGGGCCGGCAACGGCTGGAGCGAGGACTTCATGCATCGCCAGAACAATCTGGGCGAGAGTGTCTCCGTCCTTGACTCCGGCGGCGGTGGCGTGGCCACCCTGGCCAGCAACGGGCAGGGCCAGATCCTTGCCGCGGGAGGATTCGCCGCGCTGGACGGGGTTCCCGTGCTGCATGCGGCGCTCTTCGAGAGCGAGACCGGGTGGCGGCCCACTCATGAGGCGGGTCCAGCTCTGGGACTCTTCGGGTCGGTGTATTACAACCATTCCGCGGTGGAAAGCATACTGGATTTCGGGGCGGAGGGCAGTCTGGTCCGCGGCAACTATCAGGGAGCACGGGGAAGTCTGCTGCCCCAGCCCGCCCTGTGGACGGGAACGGAGTGGACGGCGGCCCCTTTCACCCTGGATGTGAACGCCACCGCGATGGCGGTGACCGAGAGCGACGTGTTCGTGCAGGATTTCTCGGGCACGCGGCGCTGGAATCGCACGCTCGAGCAGTGGGTCGAGATGGGAGAGCCCTTCGATGGTCCCCAGGGTACCATCACCTGTCTGCTGCCCACACCGGACGGAAACCGATTGTACGCCGGTGGATACTTCTGGCTGCAGCGCGATGGCCAATCCCTGGCCCAGAGTCTGGCGGTGTGGCATCGTGAAACGGACAGCTGGGAAGCCCTGGGTGAACCGGATCCCGAGGGCGGAGCGCTAGGATCGGTGGATGCCCTCGCCCTGGATGCCAGCGGTCGTCTGGTGGTGGGCGGGCAGATTTCTTCAGTGGACGGGCAGGCCATCGCCTCGGTGGCCCGTTGGGATGGCAACAGTTGGGACGCACTTCAGGGCGGCTTGCCGGGTCTCGTGCTGGCACTGATGACGCGCGGCGATGAGATCTGGGCAGCGGGAGATTTCCAGCTTGGAGGCCAGAGCCAGGGACTGGCGCGCTACACGGATGCCGGGGGCTGGATCGCCGAAGGAGCCGTGACACCGGCCTCGGTTCTGGTGCTCAAGGAACTGCCCGGGGGAATCGTGCTCGCCGGAGGCTCCTTCGAGTCCATAGGCGGAGTTCCGTCCCGCGGTCTGGCTGCATACACGGGCAATGGCTGGCAGGACATGGCCATGGGGCAGACCCAACCCGCGTCGGCCACCTGGATCCGCAGTCTGTGTCTGAAGGGAAACCAATTGCTCACAGGGGGCAGCTTCATCAACGTGGGCGGACACGCGGCTCATTCCTTCACCACAGCCAGCCTGAATCTGGCTCCGGCGGCGGTCAACGATCTGGAGATCACGCTCAACGGACCCCAGCTGATCCTGGACTGGACTCCCGTCTCGGGAGCCAACGCATACGTGATCCGACGTTTCGACGAGCCCTGGCTGTCCAACGAGGATGGCACGGTCGTGGGAACCGTGAATGCGCCACCCTTCGTGCAGGCTCGTGATGCCTCATTCAAGGGCATCTACAGGGTCAGTGCCAGCAACTGAAACGCTTCTCCAGCAGAACGAGAAAACGGTGCCGTGGATCACTCATCCACGGCACCGTTGTGTCTGGAAAGGTGTATCGTCCTCTTGCTTGACCAGCACCAGCGTGCGAGTGGTGACGGTTTCTTCGGAACACAGGCGAGCGACGTACGCACCACTTGGCATGGCGGCCGCATCCCAAGTGATTTCGTGCTGACTTCCCGACAGAAGTCCCTTCAGGAAATTTTCAATACATATCAGCAACAACCAGGCACCCATGGACAGGCGACCGCTCACTTGAGCAGCAGCAGTTTCCGACTGGTCAGAGGTACTCCGTTCTCTTCCAGTTGCACCAGGTACAAGCCACTGGCAAGTCCACTTCCATCGAAATCGAAAGAATGCTGGCCCGGCTCGAGGCGGCCGTCGTGGAGGCAAGCCACTCGCGCTCCCCTCAGGTCGTATACATCAAGACGGATGATTCCGGCAGACGCAAGCTCCAGGCTGATGCGCGTGCGCGGGTTGAAGGGGTTGGGGGCGCTGCTGAGATTGCCCCGGACGCTGGGGCTGACGGGAGTTCCGGAACCCGGAGCCCCCACACCGACCCATGTCGGATCCAGCACCGCGAGGCAGCGATCGATCAGGTCCCGGCGCGAATCGCTGGTGCCCATGCCGCTGGCGGCTTCCAGCCCGAAACCGAGCACGAGAAACTGCTGGGAGGACAGAGCGGCCGTCTCGCCCGACGACCACTGCATCACGGGCTCCCAGAATGGGTCCGTGCTCGAGAATGCATCCGGGCGTGTCTGGTTGGCGGCGCCTCCGCTTCCGATCAGCAGGGCGGTCAGGCCATCCAGCGGACCACCCGGGCTGCCGGTGGCGTACACGGCGGGCACGTCGTCATTGTCAATGGTCACGTTCAGCCAGGCCGCCACACTACCGGGGCCGGAGGCGTCCAGAGCATCCTGCCCGCTGATCCAGACCCAGCCGTCGCCCGACAGGAACTGGGCCAGCGTGTTCACGATCACATCGGGCAGCATCCGGTCCTGTTCGCCTGTCACGAGCAGCAGGTTCCGGTAGCGGGATGCTGCATTGACGGGCAGGTCCGCCAGCAGCACTCGATCGTGGAAGGCACTCAGACTGTCCAGCTCGGGGGACCACCAGCGTGAGCCAACCCCGGTGGCGCTGGCATCCACCAGCAGCAAGTCCGGATCTCCCACCCGGAAGCGGAAGGGCACCGGGAACCCGGAGCCATCATCGTGGGTGGCCAGCAGCCATGCATCGGCCCATTGCGTGTTCTCGATCGACTGGTTCTGCAACAGGATTCCCGACAGTGTCACACTCTGGCCCCAGCCCAGCAGCTCCACCGTGGGAAAGGAACCCTGTTGCTGCAGTCCGTCCGGAAGCTGGTCGAAAGCCAGGGCCAGGTTCCAGAGGCTGTAGCCCTCGTTCTGAACCGTGATGCTCAGCATGGCGCTCTCGCCTTCGCTGAGATTGCCATCACCGTCTCCGCCGATCTGGTCGTTCAGGCTCCAGGCCGTGACCCGCAGAGCCGCGTCAGCGGGAACCGTGATCAGTTCGCTGCGGCCCAGTGCCACCAGGCCGTGATTGAACTCCACGCTGGCGTCGGTGCCGGGCAGGGTCACCACGAGCTGGGCGCCGGAGCCCGGGATCAGCATCACCGTGTCCAGCTCCGTCTGGCTGGTGGAGATACGGACCGGAACCCGGCTCAGTGGATCACTCATGCGGGGGTGGCTCTGTGCGACCCCGATCACCACTCGCGAATCACTTCCGGCGTCACGGGCCTCCACGGCCACATCCCAGCTGGGATACCCGCCCGTGTGGATCCACTGCTGAAAGAAGCCGCCAAGGTCCAGCCCGCTCACCTCTTCCATGACCGCCCGGTAGTCCTCGCTGTTGACCACGCCGTTGCGATGGCGCGTGTACCACAGGCGCTGGGCATCTTCAAAGGCCTGCTCGCCCAGCAGGAAGCGCAGCATGTGGATCACGCAGGCGGCTTTCTCGTACTGGTTCACGCTGAAGAAATCGTTGAAGTTCTGGGCGCTGGGATCCACGATGGGATCGAAGGCGCTGTCCCAGGAGAGATAGGGCTGGCGGATCTGGCTCTCGAAGTAGTCCTGGAATGCCTGCGGGTCGCCGCCGGCGGCGTCCTGGACGAAGAGCGCTTCGGCGTAGGTGGCCCAGCCTTCGTTGAGCCAGGCTTCGCGGAAGTGCACGGGCGTGAGGGCATCGCCCCACCACTGGTGCGCCAGTTCGTGGGCCACGATGGTTTCGTAGGCCGGGTTGCCGCTGGCGATGATCTGGTGGCCCAGAGTCGTGCAGGTCTGGTGTTCCATGCCTCCGGTGCCCCCGTAGATCGGGGCTTCGCCCATGGCATAGCTTTCGAAGGGATAGTCTCCCCAGAGAGTCGAGAACAGAGTGAGCATCTGCGGCACTCGGGCGAAAAGCGTGGCCGCTTCATCCACGTGCGAGGGGTAGACCATCCAGGTCAGTGGCAGGCCATTCCAGTCCGACTCGATCACCGAATAGGGGTAGGCGCACACGCTCAGCAGATAGGTGGACACAGGATGGGCGTGTTCGTAGTGGAAGGAGTGGGTGCCGTCTCCGTGGGGCGTGACCTCGTTCAGGATGCCATTGGACAGTACCTGGAAGTTCTCGGGGACCCGGATCGTCTGACTCCAGAGAGCCTTGTCGAAGGGCTCGTCATAACATGGCATCCAATTGCGCGTGCCCCAGGGGTCCGAGGAGGTGTAGACCTGCCCCGCAGTGATGAACATGCCCAGGCTGGACGGTGTGGTGGGCGTACCCCACCAGTCCAGTTCGAGCCAGGCGCTGTCACCTGGTGCGGGTGCCATCTCACCCAGAGCGATCATCAGGCGATCGCCCGAGCGTTGTCCGGAGAGAGGCTGTCCGGCGATCTCCGGCGACCCCCATTCCAGCGCATGCAGGTGCAGTTCCAGACTGTCCAGCACCACGTCGGAGGTGAACAGCAGCCTCATGTGGCCGGCAATGGTGCCTGCCGCCGGTTCGATGCTCAGTTCGGACTGATAACGCAAGGCGTCCCAGCCATGCAGCGAATCCACTCGGGAGTCCAGCAGCGCTCCGGAGGTGGCAGGCTGCCATCCGCAGCGGTGCCGCAGCTGGTTCGGCTCCGGCAGATCCGATGCCGCGGCCGGGCTGACGGGGGCACAAACGGGGATCAGCAAAACGCAGATCGCTGCAGCCAGAGGGAGCAGAGACCGGTCTCCCATGCGGTGGCACGCTCTCCCATTGTGACTGGCTAAGATCGAGTTATCCTTTGCCATGGCCATGTTTGGATTCCTTGGGATGCGAGTTCATCGACGATTCCCTCCTGAAACTCGTCGAATTCGACCTCGATGTGATGTCTTTGCCTGGCAGAATCAGGGGTGGCATGGGTCTGGCATGCCACCAGCCATACTGCCAGTGCTCAGCCAATGCGCTACCATCCGCCGGGCGTCCTCGATGGATGCCAGCCGTTGTTCAAGCTGGAGGTTTTCCAGCTCTTCCAGATACATGCCCAGCAACGGCCCGCGGGGAACGCCCAGTGCCATCAGGTCATTGCCATCCAGGAATGGAACGGGATGAAGCATTGAATCATGACTGTGCAACTGGTTTTGCAACCAGGTTTCCAGGTCGGCCAGACCCGAGGGCCAGACGATCGGCAGCAGGAGTCGGGCCCGTGACATTCCCGGGTGCCGCAGCAGGCGCAATTGACTGGAAAGGCGCGCCTCCCGGATGGCGGGCAGGGCCAGCAGGACCTGGCAGCAGTCTTCCAGATCCCGAGCCTCCCGCTGGGACAGTCGCAGTGCCATGCCCAGTTCGCGCAGCCAGCCCGGCAGGGCGTCCCGCTGACTGACTGATGCTGAATCGAGGGCATTTCCCAGTGGGGTCAAAGCTGTGGCATGTGGTGGCATGCCAAGAATCGCGGGCAGCAGCAGCAACAACCAGGGAATGGCCGGATCCGCGGGCATGCTGGAAAATGCCGCAGCCCCGAGCGTGCCATCCAAAGGTATCGGGCAGGTGCGACCCCGGTGCTGATTCTGCCAGTCGTGCAGCAGGCGCTCGCGAATCACCGGTTCCATCCCACTGGCCTGCAGCAGGCGCAGGCCTTCCCGCCACCCCGGAGCCCCCAGCAACTTTCCCAGTTCGTCCCGGATGCGTTCGGTGCTCACCGGTGCCAGATCCTTGGCCCGCTCCCGGATTGCCTGCCAGGTGCTCGCTTCGATGGTGAAATCCAGCTGGGCCGCGAAGCGGATCGCGCGCAGCATGCGCAGCCGGTCTTCCTGGAATCGCTCGTCCGCCACGCCAATGGCGCGGATCTGGCGGGCCTGGATGTCCAGGCGGCCCCCGACCCAATCCAGAATCTCTTCGGTCTGCGGATCCCAGAGCATTCCATTGATGGTGAAGTCTCGCCGCCGCACGTCCTCTTCGGCCGTGCTGTAGCGAACCTCATGCGGATGGCGACCGTCTTCGTAGTCCAGATCCTCCCGGAAAGTGGCCACCTCGAAGGCGAGAGTGTCTTCCTGCACGATGACCACACCAAAACTTTCGCCCACGGCGACCGTTCGGCGGAAGAGGGCACGCACCTGGGGTGGAGTGGCGGAGGTGGCGAT from Candidatus Delongbacteria bacterium encodes:
- a CDS encoding radical SAM protein; amino-acid sequence: MITFGPIPSRRLGRSLGINNIQSKSCSFSCVYCQAGRTDSLDVERRTYFDPAYVIDQVEARVAQLKEQGEVVNHLSIVPEGEPTLDLNLGLIIKGLKPLGVPIAVISNASLLWMDDVFEELALADWVSLKVDSTRSSVWHAINRPRRSLDLDIILSGMLSFAAQYKGHLVSETMVIKDINDNEEDFLSLASFLGELQPKTAYINLPTRPPAERTIATPSENVVNRSWHILRSAVDHVEYLLGEEGNSFSSTGDLREDLLSITAVHPMRLEAVRELVRKTGSEWVVVEELLAKGYLSTCDYRGEVYYLRKL
- a CDS encoding CCA tRNA nucleotidyltransferase; amino-acid sequence: MPRPQEFAPSRLYHPACRIIDRLRQAGHQAYIAGGAVRDHLLGRTQSDLDIATSATPPQVRALFRRTVAVGESFGVVIVQEDTLAFEVATFREDLDYEDGRHPHEVRYSTAEEDVRRRDFTINGMLWDPQTEEILDWVGGRLDIQARQIRAIGVADERFQEDRLRMLRAIRFAAQLDFTIEASTWQAIRERAKDLAPVSTERIRDELGKLLGAPGWREGLRLLQASGMEPVIRERLLHDWQNQHRGRTCPIPLDGTLGAAAFSSMPADPAIPWLLLLLPAILGMPPHATALTPLGNALDSASVSQRDALPGWLRELGMALRLSQREARDLEDCCQVLLALPAIREARLSSQLRLLRHPGMSRARLLLPIVWPSGLADLETWLQNQLHSHDSMLHPVPFLDGNDLMALGVPRGPLLGMYLEELENLQLEQRLASIEDARRMVAHWLSTGSMAGGMPDPCHP